A single genomic interval of Rhinopithecus roxellana isolate Shanxi Qingling chromosome 11, ASM756505v1, whole genome shotgun sequence harbors:
- the CSTF2T gene encoding cleavage stimulation factor subunit 2 tau variant: MSSLAVRDPAMDRSLRSVFVGNIPYEATEEQLKDIFSEVGSVVSFRLVYDRETGKPKGYGFCEYQDQETALSAMRNLNGREFSGRALRVDNAASEKNKEELKSLGPAAPIIDSPYGDPIDPEDAPESITRAVASLPPEQMFELMKQMKLCVQNSHQEARNMLLQNPQLAYALLQAQVVMRIMDPEIALKILHRKIHVTPLIPGKSQSVSVSGPGPGPGPGPGPGPGLCPGPNVLLNQQNPPAPQPQHLARRPVKDIPPLMQTPIQGGIPAPGPIPAAVPGPGPGSLTPGGAMQPQLGMPGVGPVPLERGQVQMSDPRAPIPRGPMTPGGLPPRGLLGDAPNDPRGGTLLSVTGEVEPRGYLGPPHQGPPMHHASGHDTRGPSSHEMRGGPLGDPRLLIGEPRGPMIDQRGLPMDGRGSRDSRAMETRAMETEVLETRVMERRGMETCAMETRGMEARGMDARGLEMRGPVPSTRGPMTGGIQGPGPINIGAGGPSQGPRQVPGISGVGNPGAGMQGTGIQGAGMQGAGMQGAGIQGGGMQGAGIQGVGIQGGGIQGASKQGGSQPSSFSPGQSQVTPQDQEKAALIMQVLQLTADQIAMLPPEQRQSILILKEQIQKSTGAS; the protein is encoded by the coding sequence ATGTCGAGTTTGGCGGTGAGAGACCCGGCAATGGATCGATCACTGCGTTCCGTGTTCGTGGGGAACATTCCGTATGAGGCAACTGAGGAGCAGTTAAAGGACATTTTCTCGGAGGTTGGTTCTGTTGTCAGTTTCCGGCTGGTATACGATAGAGAGACGGGAAAACCCAAGGGCTATGGCTTCTGCGAATACCAAGACCAGGAAACCGCGCTTAGTGCCATGCGGAACCTCAATGGGCGGGAGTTCAGTGGCAGAGCGCTTCGGGTGGACAATGCTGCCAGTGAAAAGAATAAGGAGGAGTTAAAGAGCCTCGGGCCTGCAGCGCCCATTATTGACTCACCCTATGGGGATCCCATCGATCCAGAAGATGCCCCTGAATCGATTACCAGAGCAGTAGCCAGTCTCCCCCCGGAGCAGATGTTTGAGCTGATGAAGCAGATGAAGCTCTGTGTCCAAAacagccaccaggaagctcgaaaCATGTTACTTCAAAATCCACAACTGGCTTATGCGCTGTTGCAGGCACAAGTAGTGATGAGAATCATGGATCCAGAGATTGCTCTGAAAATTCTTCATCGGAAGATACATGTCACACCACTGATCCCAGGCAAATCTCAGTCTGTGTCTGtctctggccctggccctggcccaggtcctggccctggccctggccctgggctCTGCCCAGGACCTAATGTTCTGCTGAACCAGCAGAATCCACCAGCCCCTCAGCCTCAGCATTTGGCTAGAAGACCTGTGAAGGACATTCCTCCTCTGATGCAGACTCCTATCCAGGGTGGAATTCCAGCTCCAGGGCCAATACCAGCTGCAGTTCCCGGACCTGGTCCTGGTTCCTTAACTCCTGGAGGAGCAATGCAGCCCCAACTTGGAATGCCAGGGGTTGGCCCAGTGCCTTTAGAGCGGGGACAAGTGCAGATGTCAGATCCTAGAGCTCCTATACCTCGTGGACCCATGACTCCTGGTGGTCTGCCTCCTCGAGGACTGTTAGGAGATGCTCCAAATGACCCACGTGGAGGGACTTTGCTTTCAGTCACTGGAGAAGTGGAGCCCAGAGGTTATCTGGGTCCACCCCATCAGGGTCCCCCCATGCATCATGCCTCTGGTCATGACACTCGTGGCCCTTCCTCACATGAGATGAGGGGAGGGCCATTAGGAGATCCCAGACTGCTAATTGGAGAGCCCAGAGGCCCCATGATAGATCAAAGGGGTCTACCTATGGATGGTAGAGGTAGTAGAGATTCTCGAGCGATGGAGACTCGCGCCATGGAAACTGAGGTCTTAGAGACACGTGTAATGGAGAGGAGAGGAATGGAGACCTGTGCCATGGAAACCAGAGGGATGGAAGCAAGAGGCATGGATGCAAGAGGATTGGAGATGAGGGGCCCTGTCCCCAGTACAAGAGGCCCTATGACTGGTGGAATTCAGGGTCCTGGTCCCATTAATATAGGGGCAGGTGGCCCTTCTCAGGGACCCAGACAGGTCCCAGGCATTTCAGGGGTGGGGAATCCTGGAGCTGGTATGCAGGGTACAGGCATACAAGGAGCAGGCATGCAGGGAGCAGGCATGCAGGGAGCAGGCATCCAAGGAGGAGGGATGCAGGGGGCAGGCATACAAGGGGTGGGTATACAAGGAGGAGGCATACAGGGGGCCAGCAAGCAAGGTGGAAGCCAGCCTAGCAGTTTTAGTCCTGGGCAGAGCCAGGTCACTCCACAGGATCAGGAAAAGGCTGCTTTGATCATGCAGGTTCTTCAACTGACTGCAGATCAGATTGCCATGCTGCCCCCTGAGCAAAGGCAGAGTATCCTGATTTTAAAGGAACAAATCCAGAAATCCACTGGAGCTTCTTGA